The stretch of DNA AAACCTGGGAAACAAAATCGGGAAAGCTGTTAAAAACACTAACCGTTTTTAAGGAGCCCACCTGTATTTTTGATGTGGCCATCTCCGCTGATGCCAAACTGGCTTTGGCCGTTTATGCTGCCAATGGGACCACCGCATTTGATCACAGCGGACTGCTGACAAGTGTTTGGGACATCAGTAGCGGGAAGAAATTATTTGATCGACCGGGAGAATGGGGTAACTTCAGCATGGACACAAAGCACTTAATCACCAGAGATTCCAACCTGTTGCATTGGGTCGAAATTGCCTCCGGGAAAACCACCACTTTCACCGCCGATGGAGAAATAGAGGCCATGACGGCATCACCCGACGGTCAACTCCTCTTCGCTGCCTCTAAAAATAAATTACAGGTATGGAATATCCCGCAACAACAACTACAGTCGACCTTCGACCTCCCCATTTTGGAAGTTTATGGCAATAACATTTATTTCTCTAAGGATGCCAAGGTGTTGACAGCCACCAAACCAACGGAGGATAATCACATGGAATTTGACCAATACCATAGTCTAAGTGGAGAAAAATTCAATCACCAAAGGGTTGCCATTAGCGCCCCAATGGGCATTTGGGGGACCGTTTCTCCGGACGGCAAATTATTTGCTTATGCGCCTTATACCGATGTAGGCGATTATAGTTCGGGGATGAATGCAATCGACGTTTCTATAGGAAAAATAGTGGTTGAATTTGGCCTTACTGAATTGCAGTCCAATAACCTGGGACTTATCTTCGAAAGCCGGGTACTGGAACCCAATAAGCTCTTCGAACTGCAGGGTTGGCGAAAGCTTTTGTACCAACCTAAATGGAAGAAAAAGGTACAAGGAGATGAGCTTGTGCTTAGTCCGAATGGGGAATCCTATTTTGACCCCGAAAAAAAACAAATCTTCAACTTTCAACAAAAGGAACCGCTTTGGACCCTTTCTTTACCTCAAAATACGAACATCACCAGCATCTCTTTTTCAGAGAACGAAGAATTGGCCATTCTAACGGGGGATAACAACTTGAACATTTATGACCCCAACGGGCAACTCAAGACTTCCTTTCCCAATGTAAAATTCAAAGTCTCCAATGGAGAATTCCTTTTTTCAAGTGAACAGCAAAAGGTGTTTTTGTTAAATGATTACGAAAAAATTAATGAGGTTTTTGATTTTAATACCCAGGCTATTTCCGTAGTAAACGAAGCAAACCGTCCGCCTACGTCTACCCGCATTAAAGACAGCGAAACCTGGGGCATTGCCAGCCGGGATGGGGTTTCCCTAAGCCTATTCCACAAAAGCGATTCGGTGGATGTCGCCACTATTCTTTTAATTGGAGATAACGATTGGGTGGTCGCCACGCCCGAGGGCTTATTTGATGCTACACCCAAAGCCATGCAAGCCCTCCATTATGTGTATGAAATGGAACTGATAGAATTGGAACAGCTCAAGGAACGTTATTACGAACCCGGCTTACTAGATAAAATCCTGGGTATTCAACCTGGTGAAATCCGTGATGTGTCGCAATTCTCGGCAGTCAAACTCTATCCACAGATAGAGGCTTCCCTTGCGGAAAACCAGCTCAATGTAAAGTTGAAACCACGCAATGGCGGTATCGGCAAACTAAGTTTGTTCATCAACGGCAAGGAAGTACAGGAGGATATCAACCCCAGCCGGCAAACACAGTTAAACATCGACCTTAAAACCTTCGCCAAATACTATTTCTCTGGTAAAGAAAACACCCTGTCCTTAAGAGCTTACAACCAGGAGGGTTGGCTTAAAAGTCAGGCCATTGAACTAGCCTACATCCCTACTTTTTCCTCCAGCCGAGGCAGTGGCAACACCAATAATCCGAGCGAAACGGAAAGTGCCGATCCCCACCTCTACGCCCTCATCGTCGGCACTTCCG from Saprospiraceae bacterium encodes:
- a CDS encoding caspase family protein, whose product is MTAKTFLLAICLWSLCSLQAQQPQLVLPIIHGETVESMAFSKDNQYLVSSSMKYIKLWEANTGNLIRTIEKDGGTIFQPGFMGAGGGFAAVDIAPDASFILSGRDCGATYESAPSVATRIETWETKSGKLLKTLTVFKEPTCIFDVAISADAKLALAVYAANGTTAFDHSGLLTSVWDISSGKKLFDRPGEWGNFSMDTKHLITRDSNLLHWVEIASGKTTTFTADGEIEAMTASPDGQLLFAASKNKLQVWNIPQQQLQSTFDLPILEVYGNNIYFSKDAKVLTATKPTEDNHMEFDQYHSLSGEKFNHQRVAISAPMGIWGTVSPDGKLFAYAPYTDVGDYSSGMNAIDVSIGKIVVEFGLTELQSNNLGLIFESRVLEPNKLFELQGWRKLLYQPKWKKKVQGDELVLSPNGESYFDPEKKQIFNFQQKEPLWTLSLPQNTNITSISFSENEELAILTGDNNLNIYDPNGQLKTSFPNVKFKVSNGEFLFSSEQQKVFLLNDYEKINEVFDFNTQAISVVNEANRPPTSTRIKDSETWGIASRDGVSLSLFHKSDSVDVATILLIGDNDWVVATPEGLFDATPKAMQALHYVYEMELIELEQLKERYYEPGLLDKILGIQPGEIRDVSQFSAVKLYPQIEASLAENQLNVKLKPRNGGIGKLSLFINGKEVQEDINPSRQTQLNIDLKTFAKYYFSGKENTLSLRAYNQEGWLKSQAIELAYIPTFSSSRGSGNTNNPSETESADPHLYALIVGTSDYSGDKLDLTYADKDAAAIYQALQAAGKALFNERTHIQLLSTDATAGGGVSNKTNIKKALQDIAQQAKPTDVMAVYFSGHGVTYGQAEKVQFYYLTKDIGSDDLSDPEPRNNYAISTEELTSWLTAIPAQKQVMILDACNSGKVVESLVTKKELNSSQVRALDRMKDRTGMFVISGSAADKVSYEASQYGQGLLTFSLLQGMKLVSASNNTYVDVMKLFQYSRDRVPELAKGIGGIQTPMLAFPSDGSSFDIGIVKEGVDIPIAEIKPVFIRNNFQDEQAFDDVLGLGQKVGDFFKEASSRGTKAPYIYVDVSQYDNAYSIKGRYTSNGDAVSVRAALFKGTKNEGTFELSGSKNDLDQLVRDIIREVRKMIR